In Helicobacter sp. MIT 05-5293, the DNA window TTTCGCCAATAGTGGAGGATTCACAGGCGAGATAGGATTATCCCAACTGCAAGAATTTCATCTCTCTAGCATTATTATCGGGCATAGCGAAAGACGCGGGATTTTTAATGAATCACAAGATTTTATCAATCAAAAGTTTAGATTCTATGCTCAAGCGGGATTTGAGATTTTTTATTGCATCGGCGAAGATTTAAAAACTCGCCAACAAGGACAAAAAGCTTTGGGTGATTTTTTAGAATCCCAACTTAGCGGGATTGATACGAGCTATTCTAAGCTCATTGTCGCTTATGAGCCTATTTGGGCGATTGGCACAGGGGAGAGCGCGAGTGTAGAACAAATAGAATCCACACACACTATGCTTGCCTCTCTCACCTCCGCACCGCTTTTGTATGGTGGAAGTGTGAATGAAAAGAACGCCCACGAAATCCTTAGTATTCCTCATGTCAATGGTGTGCTTGTCGGTTCGGCAAGTTTAAAAGTGGAAAATTTTACACAAATTATTCAAGCGGGATTCTCACCCTCACTTTAAATCAATGTAACTAATATCAGCGGTCAAATGAAATACTAAAATGTGCGAGTAATGGCTTTATACCATTACTGCACGATGAAGTTAAAGAATCTAGTTTGCAATCTTGCTTGCTACCTTTTTGATACCAAGCTCTGTTACGCAATATTTGGTAACTTCTTTCATTTGTGTGCTTGTAGGCTTTGCTTTTTGCGCGATTGTCGATGCAGCATCTTTATATTGCACTTTTTCAGCAGCACTGCCTGCTAAAAAGAGTTTTTCCTCTTGCGTCAATTTGCTTGTGAAGTTCTTTGCCACACACGCATTGAGTGATTCAGCCTCTTCTGTGCTAAGCACTTTGCTATACAATTTATCGACTGCTGGCTGTGTGTATTCTCTCAATTTCTTTTCTACTTGTTGATCCAAAGTCTCATTCGAAGGCTGTGTTTGAGCGCAACCTCCAAAACCTATAAGACAAATAGCTACAATGAAACCCAACTTTTTCATAAACTCCTC includes these proteins:
- a CDS encoding triose-phosphate isomerase translates to MNIIAGNFKANLTRAQVASYTAQLDSSLDSFLDSQSAQNTLPRVYLFPSSTALLDNTFKHFRIGAQNAHFANSGGFTGEIGLSQLQEFHLSSIIIGHSERRGIFNESQDFINQKFRFYAQAGFEIFYCIGEDLKTRQQGQKALGDFLESQLSGIDTSYSKLIVAYEPIWAIGTGESASVEQIESTHTMLASLTSAPLLYGGSVNEKNAHEILSIPHVNGVLVGSASLKVENFTQIIQAGFSPSL